From a single Bradyrhizobium sediminis genomic region:
- a CDS encoding branched-chain amino acid ABC transporter permease, which yields MTISLNARNVVVTLAVAGLLLLPLYTSLSGNVFALTLFTRIVIYALAAASLNLIMGYGGMMSFGHAAYLGIGGYAVGILAHEGIGSGFIQWPVALLASALFALVIGALSLRTRGVYFIMITLAFAQMAYYVASGLARYGGDDGLTIYKRSDFGGLINLSDRVQFYYLCVGCLFGGIYLIWRIVNSRFGLVVQGLRSNERRMQAIGFSVNRYRLVCFVISGTICGLAGALLANNTDFVSPAAMYWTRSGDLMVMVVLGGMGSLFGPVLGTIVFLMLEEFLSQITEYWALIMGPLLLLIVLFGRGGIDGLLGRLRRG from the coding sequence ATGACCATTTCGCTCAACGCCCGCAACGTGGTGGTGACGCTGGCGGTTGCCGGCCTGTTGCTGCTGCCGCTCTATACCTCGCTCAGCGGCAACGTCTTCGCGCTGACGCTGTTCACCCGCATCGTGATCTACGCGCTGGCCGCGGCAAGCCTCAATCTCATCATGGGCTATGGCGGCATGATGAGCTTCGGGCATGCCGCCTATCTCGGCATCGGCGGCTACGCGGTCGGCATTCTCGCCCATGAAGGTATCGGCTCCGGCTTCATCCAGTGGCCGGTGGCGCTATTGGCATCGGCGCTGTTCGCGCTGGTGATCGGTGCGCTTTCGTTGCGCACCCGCGGCGTCTATTTCATCATGATCACGCTGGCGTTCGCGCAGATGGCCTATTACGTCGCCTCCGGGCTCGCCCGCTACGGCGGTGACGACGGCTTGACGATCTACAAGCGCAGCGATTTCGGCGGCCTCATCAACCTGTCGGACCGCGTGCAGTTCTATTATCTCTGCGTCGGCTGCCTGTTCGGCGGCATCTACCTGATCTGGCGCATCGTCAATTCGCGCTTCGGCCTCGTGGTGCAGGGCCTGCGCTCCAACGAGCGGCGCATGCAGGCGATCGGCTTTTCCGTGAACCGCTACCGGCTGGTCTGTTTCGTGATCTCGGGCACCATCTGCGGCCTCGCCGGCGCGCTGCTCGCCAACAACACCGATTTCGTCAGCCCGGCGGCGATGTACTGGACCCGCTCCGGCGACCTCATGGTCATGGTGGTGCTCGGCGGCATGGGCTCGCTGTTCGGCCCGGTGCTGGGCACGATCGTGTTTCTGATGCTGGAGGAATTCCTGTCGCAGATCACGGAATACTGGGCGCTGATCATGGGTCCGCTGCTGCTCCTGATTGTGCTGTTCGGACGCGGCGGCA